Genomic window (Candidatus Zixiibacteriota bacterium):
GCTGCTATCATATAAGCTGAAACATCGGGATAATCTGCCTCGAAATGTGACCCGAACTGATAGGCGGCATCCAGAGCAATATCCAATCCCCAGTCGGTATCGCGCTGATAGAACATTCCCGCTGTCCAGATATTTTTCCGATATTTATATCTACCGGAATGTCCCTGCTGAACTTTTGAATGGTCGACATCTGCCAGTATAAAGAGGTGCAAGTGATCTTCAAGCCAGCGTGTGTACAAACCATAGAGGTTTTCATCACCGGAATGACCTGAATATTTTGCAGTGTCGAAACTTCGATCATTGATTTTCAGGAGAAACAGGTCGGCATTGAACAGGTCGAAATCGAATTCAAGGCGCAATCCGTCAAAAGTCCGTCCCACATTATGCCATCCAACCGCGCCGATCAGCCTTTCCCGGCCATACCTGGACTCGAAACGACCGATCTGCCATGTCAGTCTGTCCCACAGGCGGCACTGGAATTTGATATAGGCCTGATGAATTCCCAGATTGTTGTCATTGACCAGGCCGGCTGAATTGGTGCCCAGGTTGCGTGAATCCTGAATCTGCAAAAATATATCAGTCTTTTCCAGGCCGGTAAACAGTATTCCCAGACGGGTGCGCATCTGAGACCGTTCGACAAGGTCGGAATTATTGTCGAAATCCTTGCCGTCGAACTCACTGCGGATCCTGATCTGGCCGGTCAAAGTAAGGTCATCATTTATCACGATCCCCTGACCATCGAGCATTACCGGAAACAACAAAAAAGTCAATAAGAACAATACGGGCAATGGATTGCCGGTTTCCATACATACCTCCTGTGATTGCATCTATGCGGACAACTTAGATTTCCGATATGCCCGGGCCTGATGAAATTGTGTTAAGATGATGCCGAGTTTATTGAAGCTTCAACCCATATCGGACATATCCGGAAATATGTTAACGGTCTATATAGAAAAGTCAATCAATATTACTGGCGTACATAAAAAAATTGCTTTGGATTAAAATCTTTTTGCGTATAATACTGGTGTCAGAAGAATTAGTAAAAGAAAGGTGGCGGTATGTCTTCCAAGGCTAACAAGGGTGTCTACCTCTGTCGCGGTAACCGAATCCATGTAGTCTACAATAACACCACCCTGCATTTCGATTTCGATGAGTATGAACGCTATGTGCTGATGGTCGATGAGGCTTATTATCGGCTCAAAAACGAACTTAAAGCGCGCGATGAGTCTTTTTTTGATGAATCGGATGATGATTCTGATTTCGATTTTGACGATGATTTCGACGAGGATGACGATTTCTGATATAAATCTCCCGCTTATCCCATCTGTTTACCCATTTAGATAATTTTTTCACAATCTTGACCCCTCTAAAATAATTAGATACGGCTAAAATATGTACATGAATAGAGGTTGGATTTTTATTAGATTCTTGTTTATTTAGTTCGTATCACTTACAACAGGAGGTTAGACAGAGCCCGTAATCGGTATTCATAATTAATTGTTTTAGAAAGAATAAATCGTGATTTTGGGCTTGACAGGCTTGTGAAATCTGTTACATTTAATCACTTTGAAACCAGTGCTTTGAGATGGCGGTTCGGCTTACATTTTAGAGTGGGAGAGTGCGTAAAAAGGGTAATTTGAGCCTGGTCCGAAAACGCGAAGGATATGGGTTAGTTTGTTATTTATTTCTCAAGCAGATTGAATTGAAAATTAATTAATAAGAGAGGTTTGACCTCATAGAGCAAAAGTAAGGAGTCAAAATGGCAGAAGTACCGAATACCCCGTTACTGGATGAACTCGAGAAGGGTAAATGGCCAAGTTTTGTGACTGAGATCAAGGACGCGGCTAAGAGCAACGATATGTGCAAAGACCTGCTCGGCATCCTCGAGAAATCCTACAATGAGAAGATCGGCCACTGGAAACATGGCGGTATCGTGGGTGTTCTGGGCTACGGCGGCGGTGTAATCGGCCGTTACTGTGACGTGCCCGAAGAATTTCCCGGCGTATCCCATTTCCACACCATGCGAATCAACATGCCGGCGGCCTGGTTTTATACCTCCGACGCCCTCAGGAAGATCTGTGATATCTGGGAAAAGCATGGATCCGGCCTGACAAATATGCACGGTTCCACCGGCGACATCATTCTTCTGGGATGCCGCACTGATGATCTGGAGCCGACTTTCCAGGATCTGGCCCGCGAAGGTTTCGATATTGGCGGATCCGGATCGGATTTGCGTACCCCGAGTTGCTGCAATGGTATGGCTCGTTGTGAATGGGCCTGTTTCGACACCATGCGTGCCTGCTATGACCTGACCATGCACTGGCAGGATGAGCTTCACAGGCCCGCCTTCCCGTATAAATATAAATTCAAATTTGCCGGTTGCCCGAACGACTGCGTGGCCTCGATTGCCCGCGCGGATATGTCGTTTATCGGTACCTGGCGCGATGAGATCCAGGTCGACCAGGACAAGGTCAAGGAAGCTGTCGACAAAGACGGTGTTGACATGATCAACGATGTAGTCCTGCGCTGTCCGGGTCAGTGTATGCAGTGGGACGGCAACAAGCTGGAGATCGATGATTCCTCCTGCCGTCATTGTATGCACTGTATCAATGTTCTTCACAAAGCTCTCAAGCCGGGTAAGGACCGCGGTTGCACGGTTCTGATCGGCGCAAAGGCCCCGATTATCGAAGGCGCTCAGCTCTCATCGGTTCTGATCCCGTTTATGAAGATGGAACCGCCGTACGAGGAACTCAAAGACCTGATCGAGCGGATTTGGGACATCTGGTGCGATGAAGGCAAGGCTCGTGAGCGTATCGGCGAGTTCATCCAGCGTGTCGGTTTGGGTAACTTCCTGGAAGCTATCGAAATGGAACCGACTCCGGAGATGATCGCTCATCCTCGTGAGAACCCGTACGTCTTCTATGAAGAATACTATGAAGAAGGCGATGAAGAGGAAGAAGAAGAATAGTTAACCTGGAAAAAAGAACCTTTTAATACAGAGGTATAAAATATGGCAGAAGCACAGCAGGAAAGAATTACTGATATTGGTCCGCCACATTATGAGAAATTTTTGCCGCCGGTTATAAAAGAAAACTACGGCAAATGGGACTATCATGAATATGTCAAGCCGGGTGTCTATGTGCACGTGGCTGAAGGTGGCGACAAGATCTATACAGTGCGGGCCGCTTCCCCGCGTCTGGTTTCGATCCACAAGATCAGGAAATATGCCGATTTGGCTGACAAGTATTGCGACGGGTATCTGCGCTTTACCAGCCGTAACAATGTCGAATTTCTCCTGACCGATGAAAGCAAGATCGATCCCCTGATTAAGGATCTCGAGGAACTGGGCCATCCGGTCGGTGGTGTCGGCAACGCCATCTCGAATATCGTCCATACCCAGGGCTGGGTGCACTGTCACTCCGCCGCTACCGATGCTTCAGGTATCGTCAAGGCTGTCATGGACGAGTTAAATGAATACTTCACTTCCATGAAACTTCCGGCCAAGATCCGTATCGCCCTGGCCTGTTGTTTGAATATGTGCGGAGCGGTGCACTGTTCTGATATCGCTATTCTGGGTATTCATCGTCGTCCACCGAAAGTGATCGACGAAAATGTTCCCAAGCAGTGCGAGATTCCGAACGTGGTGGCCGCCTGTCCGACCGCGGCGATTCGCCCGGCCGAAAAAGATGGCAAGAAGAGCGTTGAAGTTATCGAAGAGAACTGCATGTTCTGCGCCAACTGTTACACAGTTTGCCCGGCCATGCCCCTGAACGATCCGCTCAATGACGGTGTCTCGATCTGGATCGGAGGCAAGGTTTCCAACGCGCGTCATGAGCCGATGTTCTCAAAGCTGGCGATTCCGTTTATCCCGAACAATCCTCCGCGCTGGCCGGAAGTGGTCGAGGCGGTCAAGGGTATCGTCGAACTGTGGGCCAAACATGCCCGCAAGTATGAGCGTATTGGCGAATGGATCGAGCGAATCGGCTGGCCGAAGTTCTTTAAGCTGTCCGGTATCGAGTTCGAGAAAGAGCATATCGATGACTTCAAGTATGCTGGATTGACATTTAAACGATCAACTCATATAACTTTCTAAAGGGTAAGGTGATTGTGGCTGATAAGTTGAGTGTAGAAGAAGTCGCTGAACAGATGTACAAGATGGTCGCGGATGCCCAGGGCCAGAAACAGCTCAAGCCCGGGGATTTGAACAAGGCCATGAAGCAGATTCACGGCGACAAAGTCGACAGAAAGATCTGTAAGGATGCCATCAAGCAATTGGTGAATTCCGGTCGCTGTGTCTACACGTACTTCGGCGGCAGTTATATTGAACTGCCACGTCAGGAAGGCGCGTCCAACGACTGATTCAGCCGTGTTTGGGTCGTATGCCGGTTGATAGATCGAAATTTATACCCAGAATCGTGGTCGCCGGAACTTCCGGCGACTCCGGTAAAACTCTTGTTTCGGTCGGTCTTCTGGCGGGCCTGCGACAACTTGGATACGTTACATGTGCGTTTAAAAAAGGGCCGGATTTCATAGATCCGGCCTGGCTTATGGCGGCCAGCGGCTCGAAAGTGCGAAACCTCGACACTTTTCTCGTCGACAGCCAAAAGGTCAGGACCTCGTTTATTACTCATTCCGATTCCGACTCGATCAACCTGATCGAGGGCAATCGCGGGTTGTACGATGGTTTCGATGTCGACGGCTCCCACAGTACCGCCGAACTGGCCAGGTTGCTCGATGCTCCGGTCATACTGGTTATTTGTGCTACCAAGACTACACGCACTCTGGCCGCTGTGGCACTGGGTATGAGGCAGATGGATCCGCAACTGAATATCGCGGGTGTAATTCTCAATCAGGTCGGAGGAAGTCGCCATAGACGGATCGCTTCTGAGGCAATCGAAAAATATGCCGGACTTAAAGTTATTGGGGCGGTGCCCAGGATCTCCGGTACCAGCCTGTTACCCGCGCGTCATCTGGGGCTGGTCACTCCCGCAGAATACGGGATGACTTCAGAAATAACAGGGGAAATTGGAAAACTGATTACGGATCATGTGGATTTGAACAGGATAGTGGAAATAGCCAGGCGGTCTCCCGATCTCAACTTTCAGGAGCGGACAAGTGACCGAAAAACAACCGAGACTAAGGTTAAAATTGGCTACTTTTCCGATTCAGCGTTTACTTTCTACTACCCGGAAAACCTCGAACTGCTCCAATCTCTTGGCGCAGAACTGGTTCCGATATCTTCTCTTTCAAGCCGGAAACTTCCAGGGATATCCGGGTTATACATAGGAGGCGGTTTTCCGGAAACCCATGCTGATCGACTGGCCAAAAA
Coding sequences:
- the dsrA gene encoding dissimilatory-type sulfite reductase subunit alpha — its product is MAEVPNTPLLDELEKGKWPSFVTEIKDAAKSNDMCKDLLGILEKSYNEKIGHWKHGGIVGVLGYGGGVIGRYCDVPEEFPGVSHFHTMRINMPAAWFYTSDALRKICDIWEKHGSGLTNMHGSTGDIILLGCRTDDLEPTFQDLAREGFDIGGSGSDLRTPSCCNGMARCEWACFDTMRACYDLTMHWQDELHRPAFPYKYKFKFAGCPNDCVASIARADMSFIGTWRDEIQVDQDKVKEAVDKDGVDMINDVVLRCPGQCMQWDGNKLEIDDSSCRHCMHCINVLHKALKPGKDRGCTVLIGAKAPIIEGAQLSSVLIPFMKMEPPYEELKDLIERIWDIWCDEGKARERIGEFIQRVGLGNFLEAIEMEPTPEMIAHPRENPYVFYEEYYEEGDEEEEEE
- the cobB gene encoding hydrogenobyrinic acid a,c-diamide synthase (glutamine-hydrolyzing) — its product is MPVDRSKFIPRIVVAGTSGDSGKTLVSVGLLAGLRQLGYVTCAFKKGPDFIDPAWLMAASGSKVRNLDTFLVDSQKVRTSFITHSDSDSINLIEGNRGLYDGFDVDGSHSTAELARLLDAPVILVICATKTTRTLAAVALGMRQMDPQLNIAGVILNQVGGSRHRRIASEAIEKYAGLKVIGAVPRISGTSLLPARHLGLVTPAEYGMTSEITGEIGKLITDHVDLNRIVEIARRSPDLNFQERTSDRKTTETKVKIGYFSDSAFTFYYPENLELLQSLGAELVPISSLSSRKLPGISGLYIGGGFPETHADRLAKNHELKAEIKRGAENGLPIYAECGGLIYLCRSLKLKEKTYSMAGVFDIDLAMGEKPHGHGYSRMQADLDNEYYPGGIEIRGHEFHYTYPLSEQIGEKMVLSVSKGTGIAGGRDGLVKQNVFAAYLHVHADGEGSWASNLVRLASVYAHRNRNEGFSGGSQLFGRKAV
- the dsrB gene encoding dissimilatory-type sulfite reductase subunit beta; the encoded protein is MAEAQQERITDIGPPHYEKFLPPVIKENYGKWDYHEYVKPGVYVHVAEGGDKIYTVRAASPRLVSIHKIRKYADLADKYCDGYLRFTSRNNVEFLLTDESKIDPLIKDLEELGHPVGGVGNAISNIVHTQGWVHCHSAATDASGIVKAVMDELNEYFTSMKLPAKIRIALACCLNMCGAVHCSDIAILGIHRRPPKVIDENVPKQCEIPNVVAACPTAAIRPAEKDGKKSVEVIEENCMFCANCYTVCPAMPLNDPLNDGVSIWIGGKVSNARHEPMFSKLAIPFIPNNPPRWPEVVEAVKGIVELWAKHARKYERIGEWIERIGWPKFFKLSGIEFEKEHIDDFKYAGLTFKRSTHITF